The following coding sequences are from one Formosa haliotis window:
- the asnS gene encoding asparagine--tRNA ligase: protein MKPITISELLKQNINLHDVEVKGWVRTFRANRFIALNDGSSLQNIQCVVDFENTDENTLKRITTGAAVHIKGELTESLGKGQTVEIQVKSITILGDSDPETYPIQPKKHSFEFLRENAHLRTRTNTFSAVMRLRSALSFAIHQYFNNNGFFYVHTPIITGSDAEGAGEMFRVSSLDAKNPPLTEDGAIDYSKDFFGKETNLTVSGQLEAETYAMSLGKVYTFGPTFRAENSNTSRHLSEFWMIEPEVAFMDLAGNMDLAEDFMKFVIGYVLEHNFEDLEFLDARLQDEDKKKPQAERSEMTLIEKLRFVVDNNFKRVSYTEAIDILRNSKPNKKKKFKYIIDEWGADLQSEHERFLVEKHFKCPVILFDYPANIKAFYMRLNEDGKTVRAMDILFPGIGEIVGGAQREERLDVLKQKMAVLGIDEEELWWYLDLRKYGSAVHSGFGLGFERLVMFATGMSNIRDVIPFPRTPQNAEF from the coding sequence ATGAAACCAATAACAATTTCAGAATTATTAAAACAAAACATTAATCTACACGATGTAGAAGTTAAAGGTTGGGTAAGAACATTTAGAGCGAACCGTTTTATTGCCTTAAATGATGGTTCGTCATTACAAAATATTCAGTGTGTTGTCGATTTCGAAAACACCGACGAAAATACTTTAAAACGTATCACTACAGGTGCTGCTGTTCATATAAAAGGAGAATTAACAGAGAGTCTTGGAAAAGGTCAAACGGTAGAAATTCAAGTAAAATCTATTACTATTTTAGGAGATTCAGACCCTGAAACCTACCCTATTCAACCTAAAAAACACTCGTTCGAATTTTTACGAGAAAACGCGCATTTACGTACAAGAACAAATACATTTAGTGCGGTAATGCGATTGCGTTCCGCTTTATCTTTCGCAATTCACCAGTATTTCAACAATAATGGTTTTTTCTATGTACACACTCCTATCATAACAGGAAGTGATGCCGAAGGTGCTGGAGAAATGTTTCGCGTATCGAGTTTAGATGCAAAAAACCCTCCGTTAACAGAAGATGGTGCTATAGATTACTCTAAAGATTTCTTCGGAAAAGAAACAAACCTTACGGTTTCTGGTCAGTTAGAAGCCGAAACTTACGCGATGTCTTTAGGAAAAGTCTACACTTTTGGGCCTACTTTTAGAGCAGAAAACTCGAATACTTCAAGACACTTATCAGAATTCTGGATGATAGAGCCAGAAGTCGCATTTATGGATCTTGCCGGGAATATGGATTTGGCAGAAGATTTTATGAAGTTTGTAATTGGCTATGTGCTAGAACATAATTTTGAAGATTTAGAATTTTTAGACGCCCGCTTACAAGACGAAGATAAAAAGAAACCTCAAGCAGAACGTAGCGAAATGACGCTTATAGAAAAACTGCGTTTTGTGGTAGATAACAACTTTAAGCGTGTAAGCTATACAGAAGCTATCGATATTTTACGTAACAGTAAGCCTAACAAGAAAAAGAAATTTAAATATATAATCGACGAATGGGGTGCAGATTTACAAAGTGAACACGAACGTTTCTTAGTAGAAAAGCATTTTAAATGTCCGGTTATCTTATTCGATTATCCAGCAAACATCAAGGCCTTTTATATGCGCTTAAATGAAGATGGAAAAACAGTTCGCGCCATGGATATTCTATTTCCTGGTATTGGAGAAATTGTTGGGGGTGCACAACGTGAAGAGCGATTAGATGTATTAAAACAAAAAATGGCCGTTTTAGGAATAGACGAAGAAGAACTTTGGTGGTACTTAGACCTAAGAAAATATGGTAGTGCTGTGCATTCTGGATTCGGACTAGGATTCGAGCGTTTAGTTATGTTTGCAACAGGAATGTCCAACATTCGCGACGTGATTCCGTTCCCAAGAACACCGCAGAACGCAGAGTTTTAA
- a CDS encoding efflux RND transporter permease subunit translates to MLKLFTTGFWERVARLILRNKIAILIAIVLVTVFLSTQWKYMRFTYTEANLLPDDHEVNQTYNDFLDIFGEEGNLIVLGVKDSTFFTVDKLNAWNKLAESFKSAAEVDAVISIKDLQKLIKNDSLKKFTLEPFIKDSLSTRLQVDTLEQELFEKYPFYDNFLFNKKTKTIRTAIYMNKDIVNTPARKDFVIDVLIPKVEAFERDTNINVHISGMPYVRTLNAQNIVDEIGLFVGMALLVTSLIFFFFFRSFRATFISLIVVSIGVMWTLGILGLLKYEITVLTALIPPLIIVIGIPNCIFLINKYQQEVKSHGNKVKSLQRVITKVGNATLMTNITTASGFATFMLTESTLLKEFGVVASLSIIAIFILCLLIIPILYTFLPYPKERHLEHLNKRWIGAFVDWMEHMVRHRRISIYITAVALIALSIIGVYQIKISGSLLEDMPQKAEFFKDIEFFEQEFDGIMPLELMIDTQRKKGVMKLSTLKRMDELEDAIIDIPELSRPISVVSLVKYSKQAYYNGNPKYYQLPTSQENSFILSYAKNSSNDTDLLQSFVDSTGRYARITTFMKDIGTDKMQDIEDDLQTKIDKLFPTDRYKVTMTGKALVFQKGTTYLVKNLAISLSLAILLISLFMAYMFRSFKMILISLIPNLLPLLVTAGLMGYLGVPIKPSTILVFSIAFGISVDDTIHFLAKYRQELQANNWKIKRSVYGALRETGVSMFYTSTVLFFGFSVFMISSFGGTVALGGLVSVTLLFAMLSNLLLLPSLLLSLERNIANKTVLREPAINIIPEENDEDEDENNANN, encoded by the coding sequence ATGCTTAAACTATTTACTACAGGCTTTTGGGAACGTGTTGCCAGACTTATTTTACGAAATAAAATAGCCATATTAATCGCTATTGTTCTTGTAACCGTATTTTTAAGTACGCAATGGAAATACATGCGTTTCACCTATACCGAAGCGAATTTATTACCAGACGACCACGAGGTAAATCAAACATATAACGACTTTTTAGATATTTTTGGTGAAGAAGGAAACCTTATTGTTTTAGGGGTAAAAGACAGCACTTTTTTTACAGTCGATAAATTAAATGCCTGGAATAAATTAGCCGAATCTTTTAAATCTGCAGCCGAAGTAGACGCTGTAATATCTATTAAAGATTTACAAAAATTAATAAAAAACGATAGCCTTAAAAAATTCACCCTAGAACCTTTTATAAAAGATTCCTTATCGACACGTTTACAAGTAGACACTTTAGAGCAGGAATTATTTGAAAAATATCCGTTTTACGACAATTTCCTTTTCAATAAAAAAACAAAAACCATTCGTACCGCAATCTATATGAACAAAGATATAGTGAACACGCCTGCACGAAAAGATTTTGTTATCGATGTTCTTATCCCAAAAGTGGAAGCTTTCGAGCGGGACACTAACATTAACGTTCATATTTCGGGTATGCCTTATGTAAGAACGTTAAATGCACAAAATATAGTTGATGAAATTGGATTATTTGTAGGCATGGCCTTATTGGTTACCTCGCTTATATTTTTCTTCTTTTTCAGATCGTTTAGAGCCACTTTTATATCGCTAATTGTAGTCTCGATTGGGGTTATGTGGACTCTAGGAATACTCGGCCTTTTAAAATATGAAATAACGGTTTTAACAGCTTTAATTCCGCCGTTAATCATTGTAATAGGAATTCCAAACTGTATATTCTTAATTAATAAATATCAACAGGAAGTTAAATCGCATGGTAATAAAGTAAAATCCTTACAACGGGTTATTACTAAAGTAGGAAATGCTACGTTAATGACGAACATTACAACGGCGTCTGGTTTTGCTACGTTCATGCTTACAGAAAGTACTTTGCTTAAAGAGTTTGGTGTAGTAGCCTCTTTAAGCATCATTGCTATTTTTATTTTGTGTTTACTTATTATTCCTATTCTTTACACCTTTTTACCTTATCCTAAAGAACGCCATTTAGAACATTTAAACAAACGTTGGATTGGCGCTTTTGTGGATTGGATGGAACATATGGTACGCCACAGACGAATCTCTATTTACATTACTGCTGTGGCTTTAATTGCCCTGAGTATTATAGGAGTGTATCAAATTAAAATTTCGGGTAGTTTGCTTGAAGACATGCCTCAAAAAGCAGAATTCTTTAAAGATATTGAGTTTTTTGAACAGGAGTTTGATGGCATCATGCCTTTAGAATTAATGATAGATACGCAACGAAAAAAAGGCGTCATGAAGCTAAGTACGTTAAAACGTATGGATGAGTTGGAAGATGCGATTATAGATATTCCGGAGTTATCTAGACCGATTTCTGTGGTTAGTTTAGTTAAATATTCTAAGCAAGCGTACTATAATGGAAACCCAAAATACTATCAGTTACCAACGTCTCAAGAGAATAGTTTTATATTAAGTTATGCCAAAAACTCTTCAAACGATACCGATTTACTTCAAAGTTTTGTAGATAGTACAGGGCGCTATGCACGAATCACCACCTTTATGAAAGATATTGGTACAGATAAAATGCAAGACATTGAAGACGACCTTCAGACTAAAATAGACAAATTATTTCCTACAGACCGGTATAAAGTAACCATGACGGGAAAAGCTTTGGTTTTTCAAAAAGGAACCACCTATTTAGTGAAAAATTTAGCCATTTCGCTATCGCTAGCCATCCTGCTTATTTCGTTATTTATGGCCTATATGTTTAGATCGTTTAAAATGATTTTAATTTCCCTTATTCCAAACTTATTACCTTTACTGGTTACAGCTGGATTAATGGGATATTTGGGTGTCCCAATAAAACCATCTACAATATTAGTGTTTAGTATTGCCTTCGGAATTTCTGTAGACGACACCATTCACTTTTTAGCAAAATACCGACAAGAATTACAAGCCAATAACTGGAAAATTAAACGATCTGTTTACGGTGCGTTACGCGAAACCGGAGTGAGTATGTTTTATACTTCTACGGTCTTATTTTTCGGATTTTCGGTATTTATGATTTCAAGTTTTGGAGGTACCGTGGCTTTAGGTGGTTTAGTATCGGTAACACTTTTATTTGCTATGTTATCTAATTTATTACTGTTACCTTCTTTATTATTATCATTAGAACGTAATATTGCAAATAAAACCGTTTTAAGAGAACCCGCAATAAATATTATTCCGGAAGAAAATGACGAAGACGAGGACGAAAACAATGCTAACAATTAA
- the frr gene encoding ribosome recycling factor, translated as MNEDIQFIIDSTKEAMDAAVKHLEKQFVNIRAGKASPAMLGSVMVDYYGSQTPLSQVANVNTPDGRTITVQPWEKNMLHEIEKAIMIANLGFNPMNNGDTIIINVPPLTEERRRDLAKQAKAEAEDGKIGVRNARKEANNEIKKSDDISEDAKKNAEVDVQTLTDAYVKKIDDILAVKEKEIMTV; from the coding sequence ATGAATGAAGATATTCAATTTATTATAGATTCCACAAAAGAAGCCATGGATGCTGCTGTTAAACATCTTGAAAAGCAGTTTGTAAACATTAGAGCAGGAAAAGCTAGCCCAGCAATGCTTGGTAGTGTTATGGTAGATTATTATGGGTCGCAAACCCCTTTAAGTCAGGTAGCCAACGTAAACACACCAGACGGTAGAACAATAACAGTTCAGCCATGGGAAAAAAACATGCTTCATGAAATTGAAAAAGCAATCATGATTGCAAATCTTGGTTTTAATCCTATGAATAATGGAGATACTATTATAATTAATGTACCGCCTTTAACAGAAGAGCGCAGACGCGATTTAGCAAAACAAGCAAAAGCTGAAGCCGAAGATGGTAAAATTGGTGTGCGTAATGCAAGAAAAGAAGCCAATAACGAAATTAAAAAATCTGATGATATTTCTGAAGACGCTAAGAAAAACGCAGAAGTAGACGTACAAACGCTTACCGATGCTTACGTTAAAAAGATTGACGACATTCTAGCTGTCAAGGAAAAAGAAATCATGACTGTATAA
- the pyrH gene encoding UMP kinase — translation MKYKRILLKLSGEALMGDRQYGIDPVRLAEYAKDIKTIIDYGVEVAIVIGGGNIFRGVSGASNGMDRVQGDHMGMLATVINGLALQSALEDAGIPTRLQTAIKINEVAEPFIRRKAMRHLEKGRVVIFGGGTGNPYFTTDSAAVLRAIEIEADVILKGTRVDGIYTADPEKDSNAEKFDFISFDDVLSKGLKVMDTTAFTLSQENKLPIVVFDMNTKGNLLKVVSGENIGTQVNI, via the coding sequence ATGAAATATAAACGCATCCTTTTAAAATTATCTGGCGAAGCATTAATGGGCGACCGTCAATATGGTATAGACCCGGTTAGATTAGCAGAATATGCTAAGGACATAAAAACCATAATAGATTATGGTGTTGAAGTAGCCATTGTAATTGGAGGAGGAAACATTTTTAGAGGAGTTTCTGGAGCAAGTAACGGTATGGACCGTGTTCAAGGCGACCATATGGGAATGCTTGCCACGGTAATAAATGGCTTAGCACTTCAAAGCGCTTTAGAAGATGCTGGGATTCCTACCCGTTTACAAACAGCTATTAAAATTAACGAAGTTGCAGAACCTTTTATTAGAAGAAAAGCAATGCGTCATCTAGAAAAAGGCCGCGTGGTAATCTTTGGTGGAGGTACAGGAAACCCGTATTTTACAACAGATTCTGCTGCCGTTTTAAGAGCCATAGAGATCGAAGCCGATGTTATTTTAAAAGGTACTCGTGTAGATGGTATTTACACCGCAGATCCAGAAAAAGATAGCAATGCCGAGAAATTCGACTTTATAAGTTTCGACGATGTTTTAAGCAAAGGTCTAAAAGTTATGGACACCACTGCGTTTACACTTAGTCAAGAAAATAAATTACCCATTGTTGTTTTCGATATGAATACTAAAGGAAATTTACTTAAAGTAGTTTCTGGCGAAAACATAGGCACGCAAGTAAACATTTAA
- the tsf gene encoding translation elongation factor Ts: protein MVKVTAAEVNKLRQATGAGMMDCKKALVEAEGDFDKAIEVLRKKGQKVAANRADRESSEGAAVAKVNDDNTVGVSIVLGCETDFVGKNENFVALANKLADIAMTVSSKEELLAADFDGMTVADKLVEQTGVIGEKLEVKEYSKLEAPYVGSYVHINKIAALVGLSSAVDNVDVLAKDLAMQVASMGATTLSYKDFDPAFVASETEARIAVIEKDNIELGRLGKTLKNVPQYISMAQLTPEVLAQAEESAKAELKAEGKPEQIWDKILPGKMERYISDNTTLDQEQCLLDQKFIKDEKVSVAKYVESYNGVSVTGFTRVALG, encoded by the coding sequence ATGGTAAAAGTAACAGCCGCAGAGGTAAACAAACTAAGACAAGCTACTGGTGCAGGAATGATGGACTGTAAAAAAGCATTAGTAGAAGCTGAAGGAGATTTCGATAAAGCAATCGAAGTTTTACGTAAAAAAGGTCAAAAAGTAGCTGCAAACAGAGCAGACAGAGAATCTAGTGAAGGTGCTGCCGTAGCAAAAGTAAACGACGATAATACTGTTGGTGTTTCTATAGTATTAGGTTGTGAAACTGACTTTGTTGGTAAAAATGAAAACTTTGTTGCTTTAGCAAACAAACTTGCTGATATAGCAATGACTGTAAGCTCTAAAGAAGAACTTTTAGCTGCAGATTTCGATGGTATGACCGTAGCCGACAAATTAGTTGAGCAAACTGGTGTAATTGGAGAAAAATTAGAAGTTAAAGAATACTCTAAATTAGAAGCTCCTTACGTTGGTTCTTACGTACACATTAACAAAATTGCTGCTTTAGTTGGTCTTTCTAGCGCAGTAGATAACGTAGACGTTTTAGCTAAAGATTTAGCTATGCAAGTAGCATCTATGGGTGCCACTACTTTATCTTACAAAGATTTCGATCCTGCTTTCGTAGCCTCAGAAACTGAAGCTAGAATTGCTGTTATCGAAAAAGATAATATTGAATTAGGACGTTTAGGTAAAACTCTTAAAAATGTACCTCAATACATTTCTATGGCTCAATTAACTCCTGAAGTATTAGCTCAAGCTGAAGAATCTGCAAAAGCAGAACTTAAAGCTGAAGGAAAACCAGAGCAAATCTGGGACAAAATTCTTCCAGGAAAAATGGAGCGTTACATCTCTGATAACACAACTTTAGATCAAGAACAATGTTTATTAGATCAAAAGTTTATCAAAGACGAAAAAGTTAGCGTTGCTAAATATGTAGAGTCTTATAACGGTGTATCTGTAACAGGATTTACACGTGTTGCATTAGGATAA
- the rpsB gene encoding 30S ribosomal protein S2 yields MAKVEVKELLEAGVHFGHLTRKWDPNMAPYVYMERNGIHIINLYKTAAKIEEAGEALSKIAASGRKILFVATKKQAKDIVAEKAGAINMPYITERWPGGMLTNFVTIRKAVKKMASIDRMKKDGTFLTLSKKERLQVDRLRAKLEKNLGSISDMTRLPGALFVVDIKREHIAIKEAQKLNIPIFAMVDTNSDPRQVDFVIPANDDASKSIDKVLSHVTEAVAGGLAERKADKDSAKADKPSTSKKKATATEEEE; encoded by the coding sequence ATGGCAAAAGTAGAAGTAAAAGAATTACTTGAAGCAGGTGTACACTTCGGTCACTTGACTCGTAAATGGGATCCAAACATGGCTCCTTACGTATATATGGAACGTAACGGTATCCATATTATCAATTTATATAAAACTGCAGCAAAAATCGAGGAAGCTGGTGAAGCATTAAGCAAAATCGCTGCCTCTGGACGTAAAATCCTTTTCGTTGCAACAAAAAAACAAGCTAAAGACATCGTAGCAGAAAAAGCTGGGGCAATTAACATGCCTTATATTACTGAAAGATGGCCTGGTGGAATGTTAACGAACTTTGTAACTATTAGAAAAGCTGTTAAGAAAATGGCTTCTATTGATAGAATGAAGAAAGATGGTACTTTTTTAACCCTTTCTAAAAAAGAACGTTTACAAGTAGATCGTTTAAGAGCTAAGTTAGAGAAAAACTTAGGTTCTATTAGCGACATGACACGTTTACCAGGAGCTTTATTTGTAGTAGACATTAAGCGTGAGCACATCGCGATTAAAGAAGCACAAAAATTAAACATTCCTATCTTTGCAATGGTTGATACAAACTCTGACCCACGTCAGGTAGATTTCGTGATTCCTGCAAATGATGATGCTTCTAAATCTATCGATAAAGTTTTATCTCACGTAACTGAAGCTGTTGCAGGTGGATTAGCTGAGCGTAAAGCTGATAAAGATTCTGCTAAAGCAGATAAACCTTCGACTTCTAAGAAAAAAGCAACTGCTACAGAAGAAGAGGAATAA
- the rpsI gene encoding 30S ribosomal protein S9, whose amino-acid sequence MEVIHKIGRRKTAVARVYLAQGEGKITVNKKDMADYFSTATLQYKINQPLTMTNNDGNFDITVNVYGGGITGQAEAIRLAISRAMCEVDAENRTILKPEGLLTRDPRMVERKKFGQKKARKKFQFSKR is encoded by the coding sequence ATGGAAGTAATTCACAAAATTGGCCGTAGAAAGACGGCTGTTGCTCGTGTTTATCTTGCTCAAGGGGAAGGTAAAATAACAGTGAACAAAAAAGACATGGCGGATTATTTTAGTACTGCAACTTTACAGTACAAAATAAACCAACCTTTAACCATGACTAACAATGATGGCAACTTTGATATTACAGTAAATGTATATGGAGGTGGTATTACTGGTCAAGCAGAAGCGATCCGTTTAGCAATTTCTCGTGCAATGTGCGAAGTAGATGCAGAAAACAGAACAATTCTTAAGCCAGAAGGTTTATTAACAAGAGATCCAAGAATGGTAGAGCGTAAGAAATTCGGTCAGAAGAAAGCGCGTAAGAAATTCCAATTCTCGAAACGTTAA
- the rplM gene encoding 50S ribosomal protein L13 has translation MDTLSYKTISANKATATKEWVIVDADGQSLGRLASKVAKLIRGKHKPNFTPHVDCGDNVIVINAEKINLTGNKWNDKTYIRHTGYPGGQRSLSAKEMFGKDPARLVEKSVKGMLPKNKLGAALFRNLNVVVGTAHAHEAQKPKAINLNEFN, from the coding sequence GTGGATACATTAAGCTACAAAACGATTTCAGCCAACAAAGCTACTGCTACTAAAGAGTGGGTTATAGTTGATGCTGATGGTCAAAGTTTAGGTCGTTTAGCTTCTAAAGTTGCAAAACTTATTAGAGGTAAACATAAGCCTAACTTCACACCACACGTTGATTGCGGCGATAACGTAATTGTTATTAATGCAGAAAAAATCAACTTAACGGGAAACAAGTGGAATGACAAAACGTACATTCGTCACACAGGTTACCCAGGTGGTCAAAGAAGTTTATCTGCTAAAGAAATGTTTGGAAAAGACCCAGCAAGATTAGTAGAAAAATCAGTAAAAGGAATGTTGCCTAAAAACAAATTAGGTGCAGCATTATTCCGTAATCTAAATGTTGTTGTTGGTACAGCTCATGCTCATGAAGCACAAAAACCAAAAGCAATTAACTTAAACGAATTCAATTAA
- a CDS encoding DUF2853 family protein, producing the protein MSDVQSKLAQLKATAEKQLTACGVSSIDQEKLDTYVNSLKTMVDNQDATLVAGADPSELETVRRNFVEKKLGVTDKEQAMAAIESVVEKMSEFKMKSRPAFYYLVSEALA; encoded by the coding sequence ATGAGTGATGTACAATCAAAATTAGCTCAATTGAAAGCTACTGCCGAAAAACAATTAACAGCATGTGGTGTTAGTAGTATCGATCAAGAGAAATTAGATACTTATGTAAACAGTTTAAAAACGATGGTAGACAACCAAGATGCGACTTTAGTAGCAGGGGCAGATCCATCAGAACTAGAAACTGTTCGTCGTAATTTTGTTGAGAAAAAACTAGGTGTTACAGATAAAGAGCAAGCTATGGCTGCAATTGAGTCTGTTGTAGAAAAAATGTCTGAATTTAAAATGAAAAGCAGGCCAGCCTTTTATTATTTAGTATCAGAAGCTTTAGCTTAA
- a CDS encoding type 1 glutamine amidotransferase domain-containing protein has product MKNLKDKTVAILATNGFEESELKSPKEALLEAGAEVHIVSLESGDIKAWANGNWGDNYKVDKTLDEVSESDYNALVLPGGVINPDLLRREDKAVRFVKSFFKNQKPVAAICHGPWLLAEADVLEGRQVTSFHSIKTDIKNAGAEWVDKEVVVDHGLVTSRSPKDLPAFNAKLIEEIKEGKHEKQTA; this is encoded by the coding sequence ATGAAAAATTTAAAAGATAAGACCGTTGCTATTTTAGCAACGAACGGATTTGAAGAAAGTGAATTAAAATCGCCTAAAGAAGCCTTGTTAGAAGCAGGAGCCGAAGTACACATCGTGTCTCTAGAATCTGGAGATATTAAAGCTTGGGCAAATGGCAATTGGGGAGATAATTATAAAGTAGATAAAACATTAGATGAAGTATCGGAGTCAGACTATAACGCTCTTGTACTTCCTGGCGGCGTAATAAACCCAGATTTACTACGTCGAGAAGATAAGGCAGTACGTTTTGTAAAGTCGTTTTTTAAAAACCAAAAACCTGTAGCGGCTATTTGCCACGGCCCTTGGTTATTGGCAGAAGCCGATGTGTTAGAAGGCCGACAAGTAACCTCTTTCCATTCTATAAAAACCGATATTAAAAACGCTGGTGCTGAATGGGTAGATAAAGAAGTTGTGGTCGACCATGGTTTAGTGACTAGTCGCTCACCAAAAGATTTACCGGCTTTTAATGCCAAGCTTATAGAAGAAATTAAAGAAGGTAAGCATGAGAAGCAAACGGCATAA